A genomic segment from Gadus morhua chromosome 4, gadMor3.0, whole genome shotgun sequence encodes:
- the LOC115541371 gene encoding LOW QUALITY PROTEIN: proteinase-activated receptor 2-like (The sequence of the model RefSeq protein was modified relative to this genomic sequence to represent the inferred CDS: substituted 1 base at 1 genomic stop codon), with amino-acid sequence MESLGDDRGFKGEEVKGKAHVSISVRDVSISVRDETVLKCPLTTVFLPIVYIIVFVVGLPANALALWVFLFRTKKKNPSSIFMANLALCDLLFVIWIPLKIAYHFNGNNWIYGEGLCKVLVGFFYANMYCSTAFITCISIQRYWGVVQPLSWQRKDNAVSVAVSVLIWLAVWVLTTPLFLYDQTVRVINMDIVTCHDVTLRSQRELAAGYFLTMGILGFVVPAAVCVVAYVLMLKALRSSMTDEAIAKKRRKAVALIITVLVMFLVCFSPSNIMLLVHYSLLLDQRTITGYGFNIITLCLASLNSCIDPFVYYFISEDFGEHVRNTLICRSXRKAERIRLSFSALKNSGTSRKNKSSSC; translated from the exons ATGGAGTCTTTAG GAGACGATCGAGGCTTTAAAGGGGAAGAGGTGAAGGGGAAAGCACATGTGAGCATCAGCGTCAGAGATGTGAGCATCAGCGTCAGAGATGAAACGGTCTTGAAGTGCCCGCTGACCACAGTCTTCCTCCCCATCGTCTACATCATCGTATTTGTCGTGGGTCTGCCTGCCAACGCTCTGGCCCTCTGGGTGTTTCTATTCCGGACTAAGAAGAAGAACCCGTCCTCCATCTTCATGGCCAACCTGGCGCTGTGTGACCTGCTCTTTGTCATCTGGATCCCTCTGAAGATCGCCTACCACTTCAACGGCAATAACTGGATCTACGGCGAGGGTCTGTGCAAGGTCCTGGTGGGGTTCTTCTACGCCAACATGTACTGCTCCACCGCCTTCATCACTTGCATCAGCATTCAGCGCTACTGGGGTGTCGTCCAGCCGTTATCCTGGCAACGAAAGGACAACGCCGTGAGCGTGGCCGTCTCCGTGTTGATCTGGCTGGCGGTCTGGGTCCTAACCACGCCCCTCTTCCTGTACGACCAGACGGTGAGGGTCATCAACATGGACATCGTTACGTGCCATGACGTCACCCTTCGTAGCCAGAGGGAGTTGGCGGCCGGCTACTTCCTGACCATGGGCATTCTGGGATTCGTAGTGCCGGCGGCGGTGTGCGTGGTGGCCTACGTGCTGATGCTCAAGGCCCTGCGGAGCTCCATGACGGACGAGGCCATCGCCAAGAAACGACGCAAGGCGGTGGCGCTGATCATCACCGTGTTGGTCATGTTCCTGGTGTGCTTCAGTCCCAGTAACATCATGCTGCTGGTGCACTACAGCCTCCTGCTGGACCAGAGAACCATTACCGGCTACGGCTTCAACATCATCACCCTGTGCCTGGCCAGCCTCAACAGCTGCATCGACCCCTTCGTCTACTACTTTATCTCGGAGGACTTCGGCGAACACGTACGAAACACACTCATCTGCCGCAGCTAGCGCAAGGCAGAGCGCATCCGTTTGTCCTTTAGTGCACTCAAGAACTCTGGCACCTCTCGGAAAAACAAGAGCAGCAGCTGCTGA